From one Lotus japonicus ecotype B-129 chromosome 3, LjGifu_v1.2 genomic stretch:
- the LOC130746834 gene encoding receptor-like protein kinase HSL1, with protein sequence MHLYQSPSTLNSNLHESQTLTLTHHLTTISQYHTHIVEAVMSTITMLKLLFLNVLLSLSFSVSLNQEGLFLLKAKLHLSDPSNFLSNWNPTDTTPCNWTGVSCHPISAAVTSLHLDNSQLSGHFPTTLCRLPSLTSLSLSNNNLNSSLSTTALSACTSLNHLNLSLNLFSGPIPDTLPNLPHLRLLDLSFNNFSGSIPTTFGNFQHLHSLSLVSNLLTGTIPATLGNISTLQELHLAYNNLLTGTIPASLGNLTNLEDLWLAGCNLAGPIPVSLGNLSRLRNLDLSQNMLTGTLLEALFAELNSIVQIEIYQNSLSGELPRAGIVNLTRLERFDASYNELTGTIPDEFCKLKKLGSLYLDVNQLQGSLPECIAGSESLYELMLFNNTLSGELPNDLGSNSQLEIIDVSYNRFSGEIPASLCWRGALQELLLLYNSFSGGIPMSLGNCTSLTRVRIGNNNLSGVVPDGIWGLPHLRLLELVENSLSGSISNAISGAQNLSILLLSKNQFSGLIPEAIGSLNNLGEFVASHNSLTGSIPVSMTKLNQLGRLVLRDNQLSGEIPQGVGDWKKLNELDLANNRLGGNIPNELGTLPGLNFLDLSGNLLSGEIPIELQNLKLDFLNLSNNQLSGEIPPLYANENYKESFLGNTGLCGDLPGLCPGLGESRNKKYAWILWFIFVLAGIVLITGVAWFYFKFKNFKKMKKGFKISKWRSFHKLGFSEHEIVKLMSEDNVIGSGASGKVYKVVLSNAEVVAVKKLWGATNGIDGFEAEVETLGKIRHKNIVRLWCCCSSGDSKLLVYEYMPNGSLADLLHSSKKNLLDWPTRYKIAFDAAEGLSYLHHDCAPPIVHRDVKSSNILLDGEFGAKVADFGVAKIVRGVNQGAESMSVIAGSYGYIAPEYAYTLRVNEKSDIYSFGVVILELVTGKPPIDPENGEKDLVNWVSSTLEHEAQNHVIDSTLDLKYKEEISKVLSIGLLCTSSIPINRPSMRRVVKMLQEATAVPKSRSGKLAPYYQEDA encoded by the exons ATGCATTTGTATCAATCCCCCTCAACTCTCAACTCTAATCTCCATGAATCCCaaactctcactctcactcaccATTTGACAACAATTTCACAGTACCACACACACATAGTAGAGGCAGTCATGTCAACAATCACCATGCTTAAGCTTCTCTTCCTGAATGTGCtcctctcactctcattctcagTCTCTCTCAACCAAGAAGGTCTCTTCCTCCTAAAGGCCAAGCTCCATCTCTCTGACCCTTCCAATTTCCTCTCCAATTGGAACCCAACCGACACCACCCCCTGCAACTGGACTGGCGTCTCCTGCCACCCCATCTCCGCCGCCGTCACCTCCCTCCACCTCGACAACTCCCAGCTCTCCGGCCACTTCCCCACCACCCTCTGCCGCCTCCCCTCTCTcacctctctctccctctccaacAACAACCTCAACTCCTCCCTCTCCACCACCGCCCTCTCCGCCTGCACCTCCCTCAACCACCTCAACCTCTCCCTCAACCTCTTCTCCGGCCCCATCCCCGACACGCTCCCGAACCTCCCCCACCTCCGCCTCCTCGACCtctccttcaacaacttctccggCAGCATCCCAACCACCTTCGGCAACTTCCAACACCTCCACTCCCTCTCCCTCGTCTCCAACCTCCTCACCGGAACCATCCCCGCCACCCTCGGAAACATCTCCACCCTCCAAGAGCTTCATCTCGCTTACAACAACCTCCTCACTGGAACCATCCCCGCCTCCCTCGGAAACCTCACCAACCTCGAGGACCTCTGGCTCGCCGGCTGCAACCTGGCGGGTCCCATCCCGGTCTCTCTGGGAAACCTCTCTCGCCTCCGCAACCTCGACCTGTCACAAAACATGCTCACCGGGACCTTACTGGAAGCCCTTTTCGCCGAGCTGAACAGCATTGTGCAAATCGAAATCTACCAGAACTCCCTCTCCGGCGAGTTACCTCGCGCCGGAATCGTCAACCTGACCCGGTTAGAACGATTCGACGCTTCGTATAACGAGTTAACCGGGACGATTCCAGACGAGTTTTGCAAGCTGAAGAAACTGGGCTCTCTCTACTTGGACGTGAACCAGCTCCAGGGTTCTCTGCCGGAGTGCATAGCAGGGTCTGAGAGCTTGTACGAGCTCATGCTATTCAACAACACGCTCTCGGGTGAGTTACCCAATGATCTAGGAAGCAACTCGCAGCTGGAGATCATCGACGTTTCGTATAACCGATTTTCCGGCGAGATTCCGGCGAGCTTGTGCTGGCGAGGAGCGTTGCAGGAGCTTCTACTGCTTTACAATTCATTTTCCGGGGGGATTCCGATGAGTCTGGGGAACTGCACGAGCTTAACGAGGGTTAGGATTGGGAACAATAACCTCTCTGGTGTTGTTCCTGATGGAATTTGGGGCCTGCCCCATTTGCGTCTGCTTGAGCTTGTTGAAAATTCGCTTTCTGGGTCGATTTCAAATGCGATTTCTGGTGCTCAGAATCTGTCAATTTTGTTGCTTTCGAAGAATCAGTTTTCTGGGTTGATTCCTGAGGCAATTGGGTCTTTGAATAATCTGGGAGAGTTTGTGGCCAGCCATAATAGTCTTACTGGTTCGATTCCGGTTAGCATGACCAAGCTGAACCAGTTAGGAAGGCTTGTTCTTAGGGACAATCAACTTTCTGGAGAAATTCCTCAGGGGGTTGGTGATTGGAAGAAGCTCAATGAGCTTGATTTGGCAAATAACAGGTTAGGTGGGAATATTCCTAATGAATTAGGAACCTTGCCAGGGCTTAATTTTCTTGATCTCTCTGGAAATTTGTTATCTGGTGAAATTCCAATTGAGCTGCAGAATTTGAAGCTTGATTTCCTGAATTTGTCAAACAACCAGCTTTCTGGGGAGATCCCTCCTCTTTATGCCAATGAGAATTATAAGGAGAGTTTTCTAGGAAATACAGGCCTCTGTGGTGATCTCCCTGGACTGTGTCCaggcttgggcgagagtaggaATAAGAAGTACGCGTGGATTTTGTGGTTCATATTTGTACTTGCTGGGATTGTGTTAATCACTGGGGTGGCctggttttactttaaattCAAGAATTTCAAGAAGATGAAAAAGGGATTTAAAATTTCAAAGTGGAGGTCATTTCATAAGCTAGGCTTCAGTGAGCATGAGATTGTTAAATTGATGAGTGAAGATAATGTAATAGGCAGTGGAGCTTCAGGGAAGGTTTACAAAGTGGTGCTGAGTAACGCTGAGGTGGTGGCGGTGAAGAAATTGTGGGGAGCAACTAATGGAATTGACGGATTTGAAGCTGAAGTTGAAACCCTGGGAAAGATTCGGCACAAGAATATTGTGAGGTTATGGTGTTGCTGCAGCAGTGGGGATAGCAAGCTCCTAGTTTATGAGTACATGCCAAATGGGAGCTTAGCTGATTTGTTGCACAGCAGCAAGAAAAACTTGTTGGATTGGCCAACTAGATATAAAATTGCTTTTGATGCTGCTGAGGGGCTTTCTTATTTACATCATGATTGTGCACCCCCTATTGTTCACAGGGATGTGAAATCTAGCAATATCTTGCTAGATGGAGAGTTTGGAGCGAAAGTTGCAGATTTTGGAGTTGCCAAAATTGTCAGGGGAGTTAACCAAGGGGCAGAATCAATGTCTGTGATAGCTGGATCATATGGTTACATTGCACCAG AATATGCTTATACTCTTCGGGTGAACGAAAAGAGTGATATTTATAGCTTTGGTGTGGTCATTTTGGAGTTGGTAACCGGGAAACCTCCAATTGATCCAGAGAATGGGGAAAAAGATCTGGTGAATTGGGTTTCCTCCACATTAGAACATGAAGCACAGAATCATGTGATTGATTCCACACTTGATTTGAAATACAAGGAAGAAATCAGCAAGGTGCTGAGCATAGGGCTTCTCTGCACAAGCTCAATTCCTATAAATCGCCCTTCAATGCGTAGAGTGGTGAAAATGCTGCAGGAAGCAACTGCAGTTCCCAAATCCAGAAGTGGAAAACTCGCTCCTTACTATCAAGAAGATGCTTAG
- the LOC130746835 gene encoding NAC domain-containing protein 73-like, which translates to MTAECSYPEDNDSIIVERRKDSLIRTCPTCGHHVKYQDQGGGIHDLPGLPAGVKFDPTDQEILEHLEAKVRSDIHMLHPLIDEFIPTLEGENGICCTHPEKLPGVGKDGQIRHFFHRPSKAYTTGTRKRRKVHTDSDGSETRWHKTGKTRPVYISGKLKGYKKILVLYTNYRKQRKPEKTNWVMHQYHLGNNEEEKEGELVVSKVFYQTQPRQCGGSGSLIKDSFPAKVLNGHDQVANHNHNNSGYVEYYSNASSFISFDQGEQQHRSNNAQVISHFDGAPFINP; encoded by the exons ATGACAGCTGAGTGCAGTTACCCTGAAGACAATGATAGCATCATTGTGGAGAGGCGCAAAGATAGCTTAATCAGAACTTGTCCTACATGTGGGCACCATGTCAAGTACCAAGATCAG GGTGGTGGAATTCATGACTTACCTGGACTGCCTGCTGGAGTGAAGTTTGATCCAACTGATCAGGAGATTCTTGAACATTTGGAAGCGAAGGTTCGCTCTGATATTCACATGCTTCACCCTTTAATTGATGAGTTCATTCCTACTCTTGAAGGAGAGAATGGAATCTGTTGTACCCATCCAGAGAAGTTGCCAG GAGTTGGCAAAGATGGCCAGATTCGCCATTTCTTTCACCGGCCATCGAAAGCCTACACAACAGGAACAAGGAAAAGGAGAAAGGTGCACACAGATTCCGATGGGAGCGAGACCCGGTGGCATAAGACAGGGAAGACTAGGCCAGTCTATATCAGTGGCAAGCTGAAAGGTTACAAGAAAATTCTGGTGCTTTACACTAACTACAGAAAGCAGAGAAAGCCTGAGAAAACAAACTGGGTCATGCACCAGTACCACCTTGGCAACAATGAAGAAGAGAAGGAAGGGGAGTTGGTGGTCTCCAAAGTATTCTACCAAACACAGCCTAGACAATGTGGTGGTTCTGGTTCACTTATAAAAGACTCATTTCCTGCAAAAGTACTAAATGGTCACGATCAGGTAGCTAATCATAATCATAATAACAGTGGCTATGTTGAGTACTACAGTAATGCTTCTTCTTTCATATCCTTTGATCAAGGGGAACAGCAACATAGGTCTAACAATGCTCAAGTAATTTCGCATTTTGATGGTGCTCCTTTCATTAATCCTTGA
- the LOC130746836 gene encoding uncharacterized protein LOC130746836 yields the protein MKFTDSPVIELPVGDGVLSLHQDNGSMHVGTSVWPCSLILVKFAERWAQTPPETPNPYTHLLNFAGKRAVELGCGCGVAGMGLYLLGLTDLVLTDIAPVMPALKRNLKVNKPLLRKNLKYSILYWNNASQINALNPPFDLVIAADVVYIEDSVPQLISAMENLLAENGVVLLGYQLRDPEAHTRFWEDCHRVFDVEKVPHDHLHPEYAYEETDVYLLRKKKKQ from the coding sequence atgaagtTCACAGACTCGCCGGTGATCGAGCTTCCCGTCGGCGACGGCGTCCTCTCTCTACACCAAGACAACGGCTCCATGCACGTCGGAACCTCCGTCTGGCCATGCTCCCTCATCCTCGTCAAATTCGCCGAACGCTGGGCCCAAACCCCACCCGAAACCCCCAACCCTTACACCCACCTCCTCAACTTCGCCGGCAAGCGCGCCGTGGAGCTCGGCTGCGGCTGCGGCGTCGCCGGCATGGGCCTCTACCTCCTCGGCCTCACTGACCTAGTCCTCACCGACATCGCCCCCGTCATGCCCGCACTGAAGCGCAATCTCAAGGTGAACAAGCCCCTCCTTCGCAAGAATCTCAAGTACTCCATTCTCTACTGGAACAACGCTAGTCAGATCAACGCGCTCAACCCTCCCTTCGATCTTGTAATCGCCGCCGACGTTGTTTACATTGAGGATTCTGTTCCTCAGTTGATCTCTGCCATGGAGAACCTCCTTGCTGAAAACGGTGTCGTTTTGCTTGGTTACCAGCTCAGGGACCCGGAAGCCCATACGAGATTCTGGGAAGACTGTCACCGAGTGTTTGATGTTGAAAAAGTCCCTCATGATCATCTTCATCCTGAGTATGCTTATGAGGAGACTGATGTTTAtcttttgaggaagaagaagaaacagtgA
- the LOC130746837 gene encoding zinc finger protein NUTCRACKER-like, which yields MLLNMDDGEISNAFPHQNPASSSNNNNIPPALKRKRNLPGNPDPEAEVIALSPKTLMATNRFVCEICLKGFQRDQNLQLHRRGHNLPWKLKQRTSKEVRKRVYVCPEKTCVHHHPSRALGDLTGIKKHFCRKHGEKKWKCEKCSKRYAVQSDWKAHSKTCGTREYKCDCGTVFSRRDSFITHRAFCDALAEETAKVNATSNLNNSLGGNMGYTFMQQTPLGPTMATHFSSIFKPISCTEEETETGNNNHQTPRGLSLWMTQPQTSHPHETMSASTHMHHEIHNHHLGTTTNQGPIYSVGNGNPPPPPSNYQLNWVFGNKFSSNGNHQELTSTTSLPLVNNNNIVNDGAHNLISVPSLYSSQQQHQSHQTSASANMSATALLQKAAQIGTTSSTDPSFLGSLGLRSCNSPRQDHGNSNKFCGMYSSSSVVTTSHGCETENYSDDLSQMPPAKRRHVQSEESAWGQTRDFLGVGVANHLPPFINQRMDLI from the exons ATGCTTCTAAACATGGATGATGGAGAAATTTCAAATGCTTTCCCTCATCAAAACCCAGCCTCTTCATCTAATAATAACAATATTCCTCCTGCtttgaagaggaagagaaaccTCCCTGGAAACCCAG ATCCTGAAGCTGAAGTGATAGCCTTATCACCAAAGACTCTGATGGCCACCAACAGATTCGTGTGTGAGATTTGTCTAAAGGGTTTCCAAAGGGATCAGAATCTCCAACTGCACCGACGCGGCCATAACCTTCCATGGAAGCTCAAGCAGAGGACAAGCAAAGAAGTGAGGAAGAGAGTTTACGTGTGCCCGGAGAAGACGTGCGTCCACCATCACCCTTCAAGGGCTCTGGGGGACTTAACTGGGATCAAGAAGCACTTCTGCAGGAAGCACGGGGAGAAGAAGTGGAAGTGCGAGAAGTGCTCAAAGCGTTATGCTGTGCAGTCAGACTGGAAAGCACATTCGAAGACCTGTGGGACTAGAGAATACAAATGTGACTGTGGGACTGTATTTTCAAG GAGGGATAGCTTCATCACTCACAGGGCCTTCTGTGATGCCTTAGCAGAGGAAACAGCCAAGGTAAACGCTACATCAAACTTAAACAACTCATTGGGAGGTAACATGGGTTACACCTTCATGCAACAAACTCCCCTTGGGCCTACCATGGCAACccatttttcttcaattttcaaGCCAATTTCATGCACTGAAGAAGAAACAGAAACAGGTAACAACAATCATCAAACACCTAGAGGGCTATCCCTTTGGATGACTCAGCCTCAAACATCTCACCCTCATGAAACAATGTCGGCCAGTACCCATATGCATCATGAGATTCATAATCATCATCTTGGGACAACCACAAATCAAGGACCAATATACAGTGTTGGAAATGgaaatccaccaccaccaccctctaatTATCAGCTAAATTGGGTGTTTGGGAATAAGTTTTCTTCCAATGGAAATCATCAAGAGCTAACTAGTACAACTTCACTTCCACTAGTGAATAACAACAACATTGTAAATGATGGTGCACACAACCTCATCAGTGTTCCTTCCTTGTATAGCTCCCAACAACAACACCAATCCCATCAAACAAGTGCATCAGCTAACATGTCTGCCACAGCTTTGTTGCAAAAAGCTGCTCAAATTGGAACAACTTCCTCAACTGATCCATCATTCCTTGGGAGCTTAGGATTGAGATCATGCAACAGTCCAAGGCAAGATCATGGGAACAGCAACAAATTCTGTGGAATGTACTCTTCCAGTTCAGTGGTCACCACAAGTCATGGCTGTGAGACAGAGAACTATTCAGATGATTTGTCGCAAATGCCCCCTGCGAAACGACGCCATGTGCAAAGCGAAGAGAGTGCTTGGGGACAAACTAGGGATTTTCTTGGTGTTGGAGTGGCGAACCATTTGCCGCCATTCATCAATCAACGGATGGATTTGATTTGA
- the LOC130746839 gene encoding glutaredoxin-C9-like has translation MHQAIPYRSWRPHHHNPTTSFTPHPLITQYSHITTNNNTSNDEDKNKNKKSDHSFDSSNNSSSMVRKMVSENAVIVFGRRGCCMSHVVKRLLLGLGVNPATHEVEEKDEVDFTRELEAIIDDGKLLQFPVVFIGGKLFGGLERLMATHISGELVPLLKQAGALWL, from the coding sequence ATGCATCAAGCAATTCCTTACAGGTCATGGCGTCCTCACCACCACAACCCTACCACCAGCTTCACCCCACACCCATTAATTACACAATATTCCCACATCACCACCAACAATAATACAAGTAACGATGAGGataagaacaagaacaagaagagTGATCATTCATTTGATTCATCCAATAATTCCAGTTCAATGGTGCGCAAAATGGTTTCTGAGAATGCGGTCATAGTGTTTGGCAGGAGAGGATGCTGCATGAGCCATGTGGTGAAGCGTTTGCTTTTGGGTCTCGGTGTCAACCCTGCAACTCATGAGGTTGAAGAGAAAGATGAAGTGGATTTTACTAGAGAATTAGAAGCCATTATTGATGATGGGAAATTATTACAGTTCCCTGTTGTGTTTATTGGAGGCAAGTTGTTTGGAGGATTGGAGCGTCTCATGGCTACTCATATTTCTGGTGAATTGGTTCCCTTACTCAAACAAGCTGGAGCTTTATGGCTATGA